gtttatagcTCTGCAGGCAAAACAACTTTGATTCTTTGTTAAAAGTTAGAACTGAAAACTTTTTAGCTTTAATCTTCTTTTCCATGGAACCAATTGTTTAGATTACAGGTGGTTTCTTAGAATGCTCCTtttattagtcctttctcacgctgctaataaagacatagctgagactgggtagtttataaaggaaagaggtttaattgactcacagttccgcaaggatggggaggtctcaggaaacctATAATCATtttggaagaggaagcaaacacgtcattcttcacgtggtggcaggaaggagaaatgagagCGAAGCGAAGGAAAGgttctttataaaaccatcagattttgtgagaactcactatcacgagaacagcatgaaggcaactgcccccatgattcaccAGGTCTGTCACATgaagtgggaattatgggagctgcaagatgaaatttggatggggacacagccaaaccatatcactcctgTTGCTTTCTTAATGGATAGTTTTCATACTGGGGTGGTTTTCAAAATGTGGATTCCTTTGTTTCGTTCCAGCAACTCTGGTTCTGAGAATGGGGTATGTGTGTCCAGGAATGTGAATTTTGAGTATCGCCTCTGTGACTCTGATGTAGGTAGTTCATAGACCACGGTTTTCAATGAATAGAATGTGCATGGTATTGCATACTTCCATtgttttcttagaataaattACTAGAAGTAAGATACTTGGACAAAGGAACTGTAATGTTATCAGAAATAGGTATATCTAAATTTTTCTGAACTATAAACTACAAGGAAAATTTTGACACTTGTAGAATGTTATTCTAGCCTTTGTAGTAGTTGTTGTGTGCCATATTTGTCCCTAAATGTGCGTAATTGTATGAAAGCTATGAGTAGAATTTGTATTGAATGATGTCAAAATTTGCTTATAAATGGTAATTTGCTTATAAATCAAGTCTGAAAGAGTTGGATTTATCAATCATGTAAAAAAGACTTGGTTCCCCtttcatatgttcattttaaaaatgaggctaATTATGTATTATTGAGTACATTTTGATTTGTTCCAGTAGCCGGATCGAGCTGGGAGATGTGACACCACACAATATTAAACAGTTGAAAAGACTGAATCAGGTCATCTTTCCAGTCAGCTACAATGACAAGTTCTACAAGGATGTGCTGGAGGTTGGCGAGCTAGCAAAACTTGGTattacatggtttttttttttttttcctcccttttccttctttctgttcttgaGCCCTATTTTTTAGAGAGCAGAAAGAGTTAACTAATTTAGTTTGCTTATTTTGTAAGTGAGGAAATGGGAGTGGCCTAGGTTGGgagaaaaatctcagaaatcagtTGAATAAaatagttgaattttaaaaagaaatgcttaatgTTCTTATTTAGTGTATGCCTgtgtgttttcactttttaagcTATACTGGAGGAGGCTTAAACTTCCTAAAATGGCATAAGAGCTTTGAGGTCATTGATATTCATGAGATAGTTCATGAAATTTAATGTTGATAGGAACAATGTAGTcctttaaaagggaaaaagattaaataaaatgtgttactCTGTCTGTTCAAcattatatctttatattttccttGGCAGCCTATTTCAATGATATTGCTGTAGGTGCGGTATGCTGTAGGGTGGATCATTCACAGAATCAGAAGAGACTTTACATCATGACACTAGGATGTCTGGCACCTTACCGAAGGCTAGGAATAGGTAAaaaattgtgggtttttttacTTCTTCAGAGAGGCATAAACATATTCTTTGTTAATGTGTCTGACCTAGTAAGTTAATTTGGGTCTTTTTAAGGAATACTGAGAAAGGGTTACTGAATTATGTAAAATATGGTGAGAAATAACTAATGTTTGTTAACATAATTCTGCTGGAATCCCTACATAGATTTGCTATTTACGTCCccttctgctttttctgtttttcttctaccTGGAAGTGCTTGTTTAAAAAGGTTAGTCTTCTGTTAACAGTTTTAAACATATGTAGCTATTGTAGAGAGAGAACACAACTTTGGAAAATAAGAATAGTCTATACCTCATAAATTCTATTAGGACCCAATAAGTAGTTCAGATGGCAGGTGGATAGATACATAATTTAAAGGTTGATTTATGAAGTCacatgttatttgttttattaacaGGAACTAAAATGTTAAATCATGTCTTAAACATCTGTGAAAAAGATGGTACTTTTGACAACATTTATCTGtaagtaaattaatattttatgttcttatcAGAGGGGTTTAATAAGTTGGCAGGAGAAATCTTGACTAGAAACTTTAAAATCTGGTCACTTATTGTGCCTTTGGAAACACTGTGGAAGTAGTTGTTACAAAGTATTCGAGTagttgttttgtttagttttgttttattaataatagTAGATTAGGGACCTGAGATAGAACACATTGCTTTATTATATTAGGATGAGAGCTCCAAAATCATAGGGAGGAAATCAGGATTAAAACTCAGGCCTTggccatgcgcagtggctcacacctgtaatcccagcactttgggagtccgaggcaggcggatcacaaggtcaggagatagagaccatcctggctaacacagtgaaaccccgtctctactaaaaatatttaaaaaattagctgggcatagtggcggccGCCCatgtcacagctactcgggaggttgaggcaggagaatggcgtgaacccgggaggcggagcttgcagtgagctgagatcacgccactgcactccagcctgggagagagagcgagactgcatctcaaaaaaagaaaaaactcaagtCTTCAGAATTCAAAACCATTAATACTACTTTTCTCGTGCATAACCTTGTGTGTTTTGTTCAAGGCTATGTTGGATAGCCTTGAACATTGTAGTAGATCATTTGTAGTAGAGTTTAATAATCAAAATCATAGATTACCTAGCTGAGATTATACTTGAATCTCAAGAGGCTGTACATAAAGAGCTATGACTAAGATCACAGTCATGGATGTTCATAATTTAGTTTGGCTGTGTGAGATGCTGAATTATACAGTGTTATTTTTGGGAGTAATTGAGAAagcttgcatttttaatttttaaaacataccatGTTTTTTATCAATCAGAAGGAAGATATATCTTCAAGCTTTGAGAccctagttttttatttttcatcattattttctgtgtgttAATAGGGCCTTTTAATAATTTATcctcttaaaatgaaaaaattttgatAGCTGTGGTACTTTTCCATTTGTTGACTATAAGAATAAACACTGTGAGCCTTCTAATCTTAACCAGCTGtcttacaaatgtaaaaattagattaaaagtgtaaaattgggccaggcgcagtggctcacgcctgtaatcccagcactttgggaggccaaggccaggcagatcatgaagtcaggatatcaagaccatcctggctaacacggtgaaaccccatctctactaaaaaatagaaaaattagctgggcttggtggtgggcgcctgtagtcccagctacacgggaggccgaggcgggagaatggcatgaacctgggaggtggagcttgcagtgagccaaaatcacgccaccgcactccagcctgggcgacacagagagactccgtctcaaaaaaaaactgtaaaattgtCATCAAAAGCTTTTAGGTAAGCATGCCTAACCTTTGTTGATTAGTGGTAATTGTAAAGAGAATGTAACAAATGTGCAGCATTCTAGCTCCAACCAATTTGGAGCTATCTGTGGAGAATGCTTAAAACTTGATGAaaccttaattttaatttttttctgatactcTCTTATACCTCAGGCATGTCCAGATCAGCAACGAGTCGGCAATTGACTTCTACAGGAAGTTTGGCTTTGAGATTATTGAGACAAAGAAGAACTACTATAAGAGGATAGAGCCTGCAGATGCTCATGTGCTGCAGAAAAACCTCAAAGTTCCTTCTGGTCAGAATGCAGATGTGCAAAAGACAGACAACTGAACAAATTACAAATGAACTTTCTTGCACTTGCTTGTCGCCAAATAAAAGAGAGGCCCATTGataccccctcccccaacactttTCTTTTAAAGCTTTTCTCCCtccttgttcttgtttttctttcttcctttccttttctctaagaGTTATAATACTTTGAAGGACTTCAAAAAAATAATCATGTTTGaattgttttctcttatttttgtgaGGTGGTTTGAAGGAAGGAGAAGGTAGATCTGTTTAATTTTGCAGTTAAAGCTAGATGGTCCTAAAAATTTAATTgtcaaatttcaaatttaatgTCCTGCTTTCACATTGAAGGGCAGAGCCTACAaaacattgtatatttcaaaagacaaaaagaagcagcagcaataTCTTGTTCTCTAATGCATAGACTAGTTGAGTGTGTTTGTGGTACTTTGGGTTTTTTAAGACTGGGATACTAATCCCTAGACGTTGCCTTCACTCCACCTTTAGTCCTTCTGAGCACTCTCTCGGGAGTTGAACATCGTTATCCTTGTAAGAAATACTAagcttattttgatttttaagcaATTATATCTTCTCTTCTTGCTGGTGGGTGGGGCAGTTTGGTTTAGTGTTATACTTTGGTCTAAGTATTTGAGTTAAACTGCTTTTTTGCTAATGAGTGGGCTGGTTGTTAGCAGGTTTGTTTTTCCTGCTGTTGATTGTTACTAGTGGCATTAACTTTTAGAATGTGGGCTggtgagattaatttttttttaatatcccaGCTAGAGATATGGCCTTTAACTGACCTAAAGAGGTGTgttgtgatttaattttttcccctgttcctttttcttcagtAAACCTGACAATAGTCTAACCTTAAAAATTGAGTTGATGTCCTTATAGGTCACTACCCCTAAATAAACCTGAAGCAGGTGTTTTCTCTTGGACATATTAAAAAGTACCTAAAAAGAAGCTTAGATGGACTGTGACACAATAAATTCAATTAATGTCATCTAATGCCAGCTGTTAAAAGTGTGGCCACTGAGCATTtgattttataggaaaaaatagaCAGTATTTTTCAGAATAACATAGCTGTGCTATTGCATATCTGTTGGAGAACGTCCCAGATTTGCTTATACTCAGTGCCTATGATATTGAGTTTAAGGATTTGAGGCAGGGGTAATTATTAAACATATTGCTTCTATTCTTGGAAAAGTAGAagtgtaaaatgttaataatacaaATGTCACTGTGACCTCCTCCACTGAGAGGACTGGTTTATGCCAGATCATTTTCTGGCACATAGAGAGTGGCTTTGACAGGTTGATAACTTTGTAAGATGGGAGACATCTGAAATATTCATGTTTTCCTCTTATAGTCCCATCTCCACTATTTAGAAATGTTCTCAGACTTTGAAATAATGCACAGGGCTTGAGCTTTCTGTCATTTGACTTTGAAAGGAAGTTTCATTCATATTTATCCTCTTGTGTAAAATTCTAGTATAAAGTCTCATCTCCAAATAtgttaaatgacaaaattattttataaaatgtttatgcaCACTTTATCACCTTAAGTTTTTATTTGAGAATGTGAAAGTACAAGGTGCAGTAGACTTCAACAATCTTGAGTGccaagaaaaatacagaaaaagaagacagTTGATGAATGCGTTTATAGGTTTCTAATCTTAAGATGGTAAAAATGTAGAAAGACCTTGCTGGTTTTTTGAGAGTATTCGTTTCTTAAAACAATCCAAATCTAAGCTTAGAAGAAAAGTTTAGCATTAAGCTCATTTATCTTCATGGATAAGCTTCAGCTTGCTCTTGGCAAGAGAAGAGTGCTTGAGTTACAGAAAGCATAATTAGTTTGAAGAATGCAGCAGCCTTTTTGTAAACTTCCCAGATATCAAAATCGACTTTGATATATAAATGGTTTTCTGAGATGACACTGCCTCTATTTCTATAACCATTTCACCTGGACTATCTAATCAGTCCTATGAATGTATCCCTAAATGTGGTTATTGAAAACCGAATAGCTGCCTCATGACAAGTATGTGTTatttaaggaggaaaaaatattaaattttgaatTGAGTGTGTAGGCTCCCTATCATTATATAGTTTCTTTTTCCATGGTAGTCAGTGACTTAACCTAAATTG
This sequence is a window from Macaca fascicularis isolate 582-1 chromosome 2, T2T-MFA8v1.1. Protein-coding genes within it:
- the NAA50 gene encoding N-alpha-acetyltransferase 50 isoform X1; translation: MSPINQLHSRIELGDVTPHNIKQLKRLNQVIFPVSYNDKFYKDVLEVGELAKLAYFNDIAVGAVCCRVDHSQNQKRLYIMTLGCLAPYRRLGIGTKMLNHVLNICEKDGTFDNIYLHVQISNESAIDFYRKFGFEIIETKKNYYKRIEPADAHVLQKNLKVPSGQNADVQKTDN
- the NAA50 gene encoding N-alpha-acetyltransferase 50 isoform X3, whose translation is MKGSRIELGDVTPHNIKQLKRLNQVIFPVSYNDKFYKDVLEVGELAKLAYFNDIAVGAVCCRVDHSQNQKRLYIMTLGCLAPYRRLGIGTKMLNHVLNICEKDGTFDNIYLHVQISNESAIDFYRKFGFEIIETKKNYYKRIEPADAHVLQKNLKVPSGQNADVQKTDN
- the NAA50 gene encoding N-alpha-acetyltransferase 50 isoform X4 — its product is MKGRIELGDVTPHNIKQLKRLNQVIFPVSYNDKFYKDVLEVGELAKLAYFNDIAVGAVCCRVDHSQNQKRLYIMTLGCLAPYRRLGIGTKMLNHVLNICEKDGTFDNIYLHVQISNESAIDFYRKFGFEIIETKKNYYKRIEPADAHVLQKNLKVPSGQNADVQKTDN
- the NAA50 gene encoding N-alpha-acetyltransferase 50 isoform X2, whose product is MSPINQLHRIELGDVTPHNIKQLKRLNQVIFPVSYNDKFYKDVLEVGELAKLAYFNDIAVGAVCCRVDHSQNQKRLYIMTLGCLAPYRRLGIGTKMLNHVLNICEKDGTFDNIYLHVQISNESAIDFYRKFGFEIIETKKNYYKRIEPADAHVLQKNLKVPSGQNADVQKTDN